A single window of Vigna unguiculata cultivar IT97K-499-35 chromosome 1, ASM411807v1, whole genome shotgun sequence DNA harbors:
- the LOC114183051 gene encoding nascent polypeptide-associated complex subunit alpha-like protein 1: MTAQTQEDLLAAQFEQEKIHDDEPLVEDDDEDEEDDEEDEDDDNAEGLEGDASGRSKQTRSEKKSRKAMLKLGMKPVTGVSRVTVKKSKNILFVISKPDVLKSPTSDTYIIFGEAKIEDLSSQLQTQAAEQFKAPNVSNVGLKPETSATAQDDEDVDESGVDPKDIELVMTQAGVSRPKAVKALKAANGDIVAAIMELTN; the protein is encoded by the exons ATGACAGCTCAGACCCAAGAAGATCTTCTTGCGGCTCAATTCGAACAGGAAAAGATCCAT GATGATGAGCCTTTAGTTGAGGATGATGATGAGGATGAGGAAGATGACGAGGAAGACGAGGATGATGACAATGCTGAAG GTCTAGAGGGTGATGCATCTGGTAGATCCAAGCAGACCAGAAGTGAAAAGAAGAGTCGCAAGGCAATGCTGAAACTTGGAATGAAACCTGTCACAGGTGTCAGCCGTGTGACTGTCAAGAAGAGCAAGAAT ATCCTTTTTGTTATCTCAAAACCGGATGTTCTCAAAAGTCCAACTTCTGACACATACATTATATTCGGCGAAGCAAAGATTGAAGACTTGAGTTCACAGCTACAGACTCAGGCAGCAGAACAATTCAAGGCTCCTAATGTGAGCAATGTAGGATTGAAGCCAGAAACCTCTGCAACTGCTCAAGATGATGAAGATGTGGACGAGTCTGGTGTAGATCCCAAGGATATTGAGTTGGTGATGACTCAAGCTGGTGTGTCAAGACCTAAAGCTGTTAAGGCTCTCAAAGCTGCCAATGGCGATATTGTTGCTGCCATTATGGAGCTAACTAATTGA